A section of the Styela clava chromosome 9, kaStyClav1.hap1.2, whole genome shotgun sequence genome encodes:
- the LOC144427373 gene encoding uncharacterized protein LOC144427373 translates to MEWQNLRHDLHILQLPAMENVCKYLAAAPEYPCFQVLGKVLQVFAADTSGAERGFSSINIIKTKHRNGLSSRHLTMLLRCGGETSIKADKAESFFMDVLQHWKDSKLRRHERAAEATPSIFIRSLLYFYL, encoded by the exons ATGGAATGGCAGAATCTTCGTCATGATCTGCATATTCTCCAATTACCGGCTATGGAGAAC GTATGCAAGTACTTAGCGGCAGCGCCCGAGTACCCATGCTTTCAAGTGCTGGGCAAAGTCCTTCAAGTTTTCGCAGCCGATACCTCGGGGGCCGAACGAGGGTTTTCttcaataaacataattaaGACGAAACACAg GAATGGGCTTAGCAGCAGACACCTAACAATGCTTCTGAGATGTGGCGGGGAGACATCCATAAAAGCAGACAAAGCGGAATCATTCTTTATGGATGTCTTGCAACATTGGAAAGACTCCAAGCTACGTCGCCACGAACGGGCTGCAGAAGCCACGCCATCCATTTTTATTCGTTcgcttttgtatttttatttgtga